One Vibrio gallaecicus genomic region harbors:
- a CDS encoding ABC transporter permease has protein sequence MSSSQGLNTRLFSWSIEEIRHGQLWPVSIALTLIIACVFALSALAERMEQVIVKQGKDALTADSVFVSANPIPEQLLDLTQINQLENSQLTRFSTMAFSDNGMQLVTVKAVDSSYPLRGEMLLESSSEQTNKVEAGELWLDERIFSQLDVNIGDIVTIGDADLTISGRIAQEPGLSFNPFQQMPSVLIHSSDIEKTGAIQPGSRVRFSLFLNGDESTLKNIQEQVELTPSDRWRTQDTASRTNEMFESTTQYLSLTVAIVVIMAATTLVLTCQHYVASRKKTIAMLKSLGASKQWIIKWLSVQVSLLVAIAAILGVGIGIGLETLLRIPLGDLLPSPLPSYGFEPALLAILSSILIGIPALGIPLFGLVNTSAISVIQSGHQTKEGMKKYLLLLVPILPMLGMYGSNSLVWIVLAGIAVLFLLLAFVSMGVLKVLSKLPVSTAMRLALSRINRTPLATGIQFGSLALSLMLLSIIWLVRSDLLSDWQQTLPENAPNAFALNIADYEKEEYLEVLDTNSIERSQAFPIIRGRLANINGVEAKEYVNDSEQTDALSRELNFTWGETLPEYNDVIEGQWTQENGVSIESEVASELGLEIGDTLTFTINSQTFEADVNSIREVEWREMKPNFYFIFTPDVLSSIPSTWLVSFRLEDTHNAMLSDLSRNHPTVSLMDIRKMGSKIQQLLQQIVWSITVLAALGVVAGLLLIFTLLRLSLSQRQQEIRLYRTLGASKKRILNTIWCEYGVMALVAGGIAALGAELSVAGVMNFGFELSPNAHPMLWVVLPALTFITLAGVVNSLIKRLLVPVNKDFG, from the coding sequence GTGAGCTCATCTCAAGGACTTAACACGCGGTTGTTTTCATGGAGTATTGAAGAAATCCGCCATGGTCAATTATGGCCGGTATCAATAGCGTTAACTCTAATTATTGCATGTGTATTTGCATTATCTGCACTTGCAGAACGAATGGAGCAAGTGATCGTCAAGCAGGGGAAAGATGCATTAACAGCTGATAGCGTATTTGTGTCTGCGAACCCTATCCCAGAGCAGCTTTTAGATCTCACTCAAATTAATCAACTCGAAAACTCTCAACTGACGCGGTTTTCTACTATGGCGTTTAGTGACAATGGTATGCAGCTGGTAACGGTAAAAGCCGTTGATAGCTCTTATCCACTGCGTGGTGAGATGCTTCTGGAATCGAGCAGTGAACAAACTAATAAAGTGGAAGCAGGGGAGCTTTGGCTTGATGAACGTATATTTTCCCAATTAGACGTTAATATTGGTGACATTGTCACTATTGGCGATGCGGATTTAACTATTTCTGGCCGTATTGCACAAGAACCAGGTCTGAGTTTCAACCCATTCCAGCAAATGCCGTCTGTTCTTATTCACAGCTCTGATATTGAGAAAACCGGAGCGATTCAGCCAGGCAGCCGTGTACGATTTAGCTTATTTTTGAATGGTGATGAGTCGACGCTTAAAAACATTCAGGAGCAAGTTGAATTAACACCGAGTGATCGATGGCGCACACAAGATACTGCAAGTCGTACGAATGAAATGTTTGAAAGTACGACTCAGTACTTGTCTCTAACCGTTGCTATTGTTGTGATCATGGCGGCGACTACTTTAGTTCTAACATGCCAGCACTATGTAGCAAGTCGTAAAAAAACCATTGCCATGTTGAAAAGCTTAGGAGCGAGTAAGCAGTGGATTATTAAATGGCTTTCTGTCCAAGTTTCTTTGCTGGTTGCCATTGCTGCAATTCTTGGTGTTGGAATTGGTATTGGACTTGAAACACTGCTTAGAATTCCCCTAGGTGATTTACTGCCAAGCCCTCTACCTAGTTATGGATTTGAACCGGCTTTACTTGCGATCTTGTCGAGTATTCTTATCGGCATTCCTGCTCTTGGAATTCCGTTGTTCGGTTTAGTTAACACGTCAGCTATAAGCGTTATCCAGTCTGGACACCAAACAAAAGAGGGGATGAAAAAGTACCTTCTATTACTTGTTCCAATTCTGCCGATGCTTGGTATGTATGGTAGTAATTCATTGGTGTGGATTGTGTTAGCTGGGATTGCTGTCCTATTTTTGCTTTTAGCTTTTGTCAGCATGGGAGTTTTAAAAGTGCTCTCGAAATTGCCTGTCTCGACAGCAATGAGATTGGCGCTTAGTCGCATAAATCGAACACCTTTAGCTACGGGCATACAGTTTGGTTCGCTTGCTTTGTCTCTAATGTTGCTTTCTATTATTTGGCTTGTAAGAAGTGACTTACTTTCCGATTGGCAGCAAACTCTACCTGAAAACGCTCCTAATGCTTTTGCTTTGAATATTGCGGACTATGAAAAAGAGGAATATTTAGAGGTTTTAGATACGAATAGCATTGAACGTTCGCAAGCTTTCCCAATCATTCGTGGTCGTTTAGCCAATATTAATGGTGTGGAAGCAAAAGAATATGTAAACGACTCTGAGCAAACAGACGCCTTAAGTCGAGAGTTGAACTTCACTTGGGGTGAAACGTTACCGGAATATAACGATGTAATCGAAGGTCAATGGACGCAAGAAAATGGTGTTTCTATAGAGTCTGAAGTTGCAAGTGAACTGGGCTTAGAAATAGGGGACACGTTAACATTTACGATTAATAGTCAAACGTTTGAGGCTGACGTGAACTCTATACGTGAAGTTGAATGGCGAGAAATGAAGCCCAATTTTTACTTTATATTTACTCCTGATGTTTTAAGTTCCATCCCATCTACTTGGTTGGTGAGTTTTCGACTAGAAGATACGCACAATGCAATGCTCAGCGACTTATCAAGAAATCATCCAACCGTCAGTTTAATGGATATTCGTAAAATGGGTTCGAAGATCCAGCAATTACTTCAGCAAATCGTATGGTCGATTACTGTGTTGGCTGCATTGGGTGTTGTTGCGGGCTTATTACTTATATTCACCTTACTTCGATTGAGTCTTTCTCAACGTCAGCAAGAAATCCGTTTATATCGAACTTTAGGCGCGAGTAAAAAGCGTATTTTGAATACTATCTGGTGCGAATATGGAGTAATGGCTCTAGTGGCGGGTGGTATTGCAGCATTAGGTGCAGAACTTAGCGTGGCAGGGGTTATGAATTTTGGTTTTGAACTATCACCAAATGCTCACCCTATGCTGTGGGTAGTTTTGCCAGCTTTAACATTTATTACGTTAGCAGGTGTTGTTAATAGTTTAATAAAACGACTGTTAGTCCCTGTTAATAAAGACTTTGGTTAA
- a CDS encoding ABC transporter ATP-binding protein, giving the protein MHTSIIKAEAVSKTVSTNQEHLTILEKINIDILEGETVAIVGTSGAGKSTLMTLLAGLDVPTTGEISLLGQPLSQLDDEARAKIRSESVGFVFQSFLLIPSLSALQNVTLPCLLKGEDEDIERATALLESVGLKDRVDHLPSQLSGGEQQRVALARAFMIKPKILFADEPTGNLDQQTAAKIVELLFELNAHHGTTLVLVTHDPKLAERCQRTLKMHSGNIEEV; this is encoded by the coding sequence ATGCACACATCCATAATTAAAGCTGAAGCTGTTTCAAAGACAGTGTCTACTAATCAAGAACATTTAACAATCTTAGAGAAGATCAATATTGATATTCTAGAAGGAGAAACGGTTGCTATCGTTGGAACTTCCGGAGCCGGTAAATCAACATTAATGACGTTGCTTGCAGGGCTAGATGTTCCAACTACAGGTGAAATAAGCTTACTTGGTCAGCCGCTTTCACAACTTGACGATGAAGCAAGAGCCAAAATCCGAAGTGAATCGGTTGGATTTGTTTTCCAAAGTTTTTTATTGATCCCGAGCTTATCTGCATTACAGAATGTTACTTTGCCTTGTCTATTGAAAGGTGAAGATGAAGATATTGAACGTGCGACTGCACTTCTAGAATCGGTAGGTCTTAAAGATAGGGTGGATCACCTTCCTTCTCAACTCTCTGGTGGCGAGCAGCAAAGAGTCGCTTTGGCAAGAGCCTTCATGATTAAGCCTAAGATCCTGTTTGCTGATGAACCCACGGGGAATTTAGATCAACAAACCGCCGCAAAAATTGTCGAGTTACTTTTTGAATTGAATGCTCACCACGGCACGACTTTAGTCTTGGTTACACATGACCCTAAATTAGCAGAGCGTTGCCAACGAACTTTAAAAATGCATTCAGGCAATATAGAGGAGGTGTAA
- a CDS encoding arylesterase, whose translation MTRLISFLLFFLFSATSLAQTNTLLILGDSLSAGYNMDIKQSWPSLLPAALLEHDKSVKVINGSISGDTTGNGLARLPQLLQEHTPDTVLIELGANDGLRGFPPKLMSSNLQSIIEQVKASGATPVMMQIRIPPNYGKRYNQQFESVFTSTSEQHKVPLLPFFLEHIILKPEWMMNDGLHPKPEAQPWIAEFVASELYQYL comes from the coding sequence ATGACTAGACTAATTTCCTTTCTATTATTTTTCTTATTTTCCGCTACGTCTCTGGCGCAGACTAATACGTTACTTATCCTAGGTGACAGCTTAAGTGCTGGCTACAATATGGATATAAAGCAAAGCTGGCCAAGCTTATTACCGGCTGCTTTACTAGAACATGATAAATCAGTAAAAGTGATTAATGGCAGTATCTCTGGTGATACAACAGGAAACGGCTTAGCTCGTTTGCCTCAACTATTACAAGAACATACGCCAGACACTGTCTTAATTGAGCTAGGTGCAAATGATGGTTTAAGAGGATTCCCTCCTAAGCTAATGTCTTCAAACTTACAAAGCATCATTGAACAAGTAAAAGCTTCTGGTGCGACACCTGTCATGATGCAAATTCGAATTCCACCTAATTACGGCAAACGCTACAACCAACAATTTGAATCTGTTTTTACTTCGACTTCAGAACAACATAAAGTTCCCTTATTGCCCTTCTTTCTTGAGCACATAATTCTAAAACCAGAGTGGATGATGAATGATGGCTTGCATCCAAAACCAGAAGCTCAACCTTGGATCGCTGAATTCGTTGCATCGGAATTATATCAGTATCTTTAG